Proteins encoded by one window of Cylindrospermum stagnale PCC 7417:
- a CDS encoding eIF2A-related protein produces MVERHPPVDITAANERALRSLGRAISLSSGQFSVVLVCCNYQVLQELLLQRLTELTMGAYQIQKVVLPRNARSLYTTIHFQLTVDQPLALMILGLESVDGLDDLLTSINHIRDEFRKRHTFPMVLWVNEEVLQKLVRLAPDFASWAATPIRFEMTSPDLLLFLQQETDSLFATVLHANTDQNNQINVDNFTLEQVWQRSYELQFAIKELEHRGISLEPELNASLQFVFGLDDYVSDRIKLALTHFLQSWQFWQEETIKEGQRQRRERRRGIVEWENSSKSPIPVSPSLHLLRQGVLFFYIGLCYSRLAEQNQTENRRHWYDAKYYFQQCLNVFHVAKRVDLVAEFIAKLAEVLQHLQEWSELQLIAQESLELHQNYGSQIQLACDYGFLAQVAVQQFRWVQASILAHVALLKLGEAQKHHEPHHSLFPLLLGQIYYLILAKAQRHIGEQDIADEYLEKATLELSAALENSEHQYDAHRYIRLLRNMRSLYFEAGRYLEAYIIRQKRRSVEQQYGFRAFIGAGRLQPQRQATNPALMSSTGNRSVALEIAASGREGDINNLIGRISRADQKLTVIHGQSGVGKSSTVSAGLVPALQNRAIGDQIAVPVVLQVYTDWVRELGKSLTAAVSLIKGSPAIELATPTTIDEIWQQLRENADNHLITVLIFDQFEEYFFGYTDRNQKQEFDRFISDCLNISFVKVILSLREDYLHRLLEFKHLSALEAINNNILDKNIRYQLNNFSPEYARAIIQKLTERSQFNLEPTLIDALVEDLSAELGEVRPIELQVVGAQLQDERITKLEQYQPYRPNKLIERYIKELIKDCGTENERAALLVLYLLTDESNKRPFKTRAELAAELAELEDAAKLELVLDILVRSGLVVLFPDVPERYQLIHDYLVDLIRYLQQQESSLQAQLNQLRDKVDQSQTEIERLKSELRQKKQQAKLVDTQPQQGLDLVTELRELRKREELTQLEIEHLRAELKEKELTTQLVESQEKQRLSEVRLNRSLKIALGASIFAIFGLTISIITAVDSEIKTLSASSEALFASQKGIDAVKEGLKAGRKLQQNIWVDSYTRQLVLTSLYQAVYGVKERNRLEGHLSGVNSATFSPDGSLIASASADATIDLWRPDGSLLHTLAGHDDVVNSATFSPDSQIIASASQDKTIKLWSREGKLLATLSGHQAVVNGVSFSPDSQIIASASLDKTVKLWSRDGQLLNTLTGFGNAVLGVAWSPDGQIIAAVSADNITKLWSREGKLLKVLQGHEDAVKSVAWSPDGQTIATASLDKTVKLWSRDGKFLRTLSGHSAGVTSVSFSPNGQTISSASTDETIKLWSRSGALLGTLKGHNNWVNSVSFSPDSKTLISAGRDKTIRLWRWDDVLLRNPKANNDWITSISFSPDGKTLAAASRDKTVKLWSRDGQLLNTLPGDEDQVWGVAWSADGETIASASKDKTVKLWSRDGQLLNTLKGHKDAVLGVAWSADGETIASASKDKTVKLWSRDGQLLNTLQGHTNAVNWVSFSPDSQLLASASDDATVKVWGRDGKLLHNLTGHSRRVNGVAWSPDGKTIASASIDSTVKLWSREGTFLKTLSGDGDGFISVSFSPDGKTLAVSSDDKVRLWNREGTLLIALKGDKDELTSVSFSPDGKTLAAGSGNGTVIWRNLADIKLESLLDNGCGLINDYLLHNPKVTKSDRTLCPNK; encoded by the coding sequence ATGGTTGAACGACACCCACCAGTAGATATAACAGCGGCTAACGAGCGTGCTCTGCGGAGTTTGGGGAGGGCAATTTCCCTCTCTAGTGGTCAATTCTCGGTGGTTTTGGTGTGCTGTAACTATCAAGTCTTGCAGGAGCTACTCCTGCAAAGACTTACAGAACTGACGATGGGAGCTTACCAAATTCAAAAGGTAGTTTTGCCCCGCAATGCCAGAAGTCTTTATACAACTATCCATTTCCAGCTAACGGTTGATCAACCCTTAGCATTAATGATCTTGGGTTTAGAGTCAGTAGATGGACTTGATGACTTACTAACTTCGATCAATCACATTCGCGACGAATTTCGCAAACGCCACACCTTCCCAATGGTTTTGTGGGTAAATGAAGAAGTATTGCAAAAGCTAGTGCGCTTGGCACCAGATTTCGCTAGTTGGGCAGCAACACCGATTCGGTTTGAAATGACCTCTCCAGATTTGTTGCTATTTCTGCAACAAGAAACTGACTCTTTGTTCGCCACAGTGTTACACGCTAACACTGATCAAAATAATCAAATAAATGTTGATAATTTCACTTTAGAGCAAGTCTGGCAGCGCAGTTATGAACTCCAGTTTGCGATTAAAGAGTTAGAACATCGCGGTATTAGCTTAGAGCCAGAATTAAATGCTAGTCTGCAATTTGTTTTTGGTCTAGATGATTATGTCAGTGACCGGATAAAGTTAGCTTTAACCCACTTTCTCCAAAGCTGGCAATTTTGGCAAGAAGAAACGATAAAAGAAGGACAGAGGCAGCGAAGAGAGAGAAGAAGAGGTATTGTAGAATGGGAAAATTCATCGAAATCTCCTATTCCTGTCTCTCCGTCGCTTCATCTGCTACGCCAGGGAGTTTTATTTTTTTACATTGGTTTATGTTATTCCCGTTTGGCAGAACAAAATCAAACAGAAAATCGCCGTCATTGGTATGACGCTAAATATTATTTTCAGCAATGTTTGAATGTTTTTCATGTAGCTAAACGTGTAGATTTAGTTGCTGAGTTTATTGCTAAACTCGCTGAAGTTTTGCAACATCTCCAAGAATGGTCAGAATTGCAACTTATTGCTCAAGAGTCTCTGGAGTTGCATCAAAATTATGGTAGCCAAATTCAACTGGCCTGCGACTACGGTTTTCTGGCTCAAGTAGCTGTGCAGCAATTCAGGTGGGTGCAAGCGAGTATTTTAGCTCATGTAGCGCTACTGAAATTAGGGGAAGCACAAAAACATCATGAACCACATCACAGCTTGTTTCCCTTGCTGCTGGGACAAATTTATTATTTGATTTTAGCGAAGGCACAGCGTCATATAGGTGAGCAAGACATAGCTGATGAATATCTAGAAAAAGCAACTTTAGAACTGTCAGCAGCTTTAGAAAATAGCGAGCATCAATATGATGCCCATCGTTATATTCGCTTATTGCGGAATATGCGATCGCTTTATTTTGAAGCAGGTCGCTATCTGGAAGCATACATTATTCGCCAAAAACGCCGTTCTGTTGAGCAGCAGTACGGCTTTCGCGCTTTCATCGGTGCCGGTCGTCTCCAACCCCAAAGACAAGCCACCAACCCAGCTTTGATGTCATCTACCGGCAATCGCAGCGTCGCTTTAGAAATTGCTGCCTCTGGTCGGGAAGGTGATATTAATAACTTAATTGGCAGAATTAGCCGCGCTGATCAAAAGTTAACGGTGATTCACGGTCAATCAGGAGTGGGTAAGAGTTCAACCGTCAGCGCAGGCTTAGTCCCAGCATTGCAAAATCGCGCTATTGGTGATCAAATTGCCGTACCTGTGGTACTACAAGTTTATACCGATTGGGTGCGGGAATTAGGGAAATCTTTAACAGCGGCAGTCTCTCTGATTAAGGGAAGTCCAGCCATTGAACTGGCTACACCCACCACCATTGACGAGATTTGGCAGCAATTACGCGAAAATGCTGATAACCATTTAATTACGGTTTTAATTTTTGACCAATTTGAAGAATATTTCTTTGGTTATACTGACCGCAATCAAAAGCAAGAATTTGATAGATTTATTAGCGACTGTCTGAATATATCCTTTGTCAAAGTTATCTTATCTTTGCGAGAAGATTATTTACATCGATTATTAGAATTTAAACATCTCTCGGCACTGGAAGCAATTAATAATAATATTCTTGACAAAAATATCCGCTATCAGTTAAATAATTTTTCCCCAGAATATGCCAGAGCTATTATCCAAAAGTTAACCGAGCGATCGCAATTTAATTTAGAACCTACTTTGATTGATGCCTTAGTCGAAGATTTATCAGCAGAACTAGGAGAAGTCCGCCCGATTGAGTTGCAGGTAGTGGGAGCACAACTGCAAGATGAGCGCATTACCAAATTAGAGCAATATCAGCCCTATCGACCAAATAAACTGATCGAGCGCTACATCAAAGAACTGATTAAAGACTGCGGAACCGAAAATGAACGCGCAGCTTTACTCGTCTTGTATTTATTAACAGATGAAAGTAACAAACGTCCATTTAAAACCCGTGCTGAGTTAGCAGCAGAACTAGCAGAATTAGAAGATGCTGCCAAATTAGAGTTAGTTTTAGATATTTTAGTGCGCTCTGGGTTAGTAGTGTTATTCCCCGATGTTCCCGAACGCTATCAACTAATTCATGATTATTTAGTAGACTTGATTCGCTACCTCCAACAACAAGAATCTAGCTTACAGGCACAACTGAATCAATTACGTGACAAAGTAGACCAAAGTCAAACGGAAATTGAGCGACTTAAAAGCGAACTGCGGCAAAAAAAGCAGCAAGCTAAATTGGTAGATACTCAACCCCAACAGGGATTAGATTTAGTTACAGAACTGCGGGAGCTACGCAAGCGAGAAGAACTGACTCAGTTAGAAATTGAACACCTGCGAGCCGAACTTAAAGAAAAAGAGTTAACTACTCAATTAGTCGAAAGTCAAGAAAAACAACGGCTGAGTGAAGTTCGCTTAAATCGTTCCCTGAAAATTGCCCTTGGTGCTTCTATTTTTGCCATATTCGGGTTAACTATTTCTATAATCACCGCAGTAGATAGCGAAATTAAAACCCTCAGTGCATCCAGTGAAGCACTTTTTGCCTCACAAAAAGGCATCGATGCTGTCAAAGAAGGTTTGAAGGCTGGCAGAAAATTACAACAGAATATCTGGGTAGATTCCTATACGCGGCAACTGGTGCTAACGTCCCTATACCAGGCAGTTTACGGGGTAAAAGAGCGCAATCGCTTGGAGGGACATTTGTCTGGGGTCAATAGCGCTACATTCAGCCCTGATGGTTCTTTGATTGCCTCAGCCAGTGCAGACGCAACTATCGACCTTTGGCGTCCTGATGGTAGCTTGTTACACACCTTGGCGGGGCATGATGATGTGGTGAATAGCGCTACATTCAGCCCTGATAGTCAAATTATTGCTTCCGCTAGTCAGGATAAGACGATAAAACTGTGGAGTCGGGAGGGTAAGCTGCTGGCTACTTTATCAGGGCATCAGGCTGTGGTAAATGGTGTCAGTTTTAGTCCCGATAGTCAAATTATTGCTTCTGCTTCTTTAGATAAAACGGTGAAATTGTGGAGTCGTGACGGTCAACTGCTCAACACTTTAACAGGGTTTGGTAATGCGGTTTTGGGTGTAGCTTGGTCGCCTGATGGTCAAATAATTGCGGCGGTGAGTGCTGACAATATAACCAAGCTATGGAGTCGAGAAGGTAAATTGCTGAAGGTTTTACAGGGACATGAAGATGCCGTTAAAAGTGTAGCTTGGTCACCGGATGGTCAAACAATTGCTACCGCCAGTTTAGATAAGACGGTGAAACTCTGGAGTCGAGACGGTAAGTTTTTGAGAACTCTGTCGGGACATAGTGCTGGTGTGACTAGTGTGAGTTTTAGTCCTAATGGTCAAACAATCTCTTCAGCTAGTACCGACGAGACAATTAAACTCTGGAGTCGGTCTGGTGCACTGTTAGGAACCTTGAAGGGACATAATAATTGGGTAAATAGTGTCAGCTTTAGTCCAGATAGCAAGACTTTGATTTCTGCCGGTCGGGATAAAACTATTAGACTTTGGCGATGGGATGATGTGTTGCTGCGAAACCCCAAAGCTAATAATGATTGGATTACTAGCATCAGTTTTAGTCCTGATGGTAAAACGTTGGCGGCGGCGAGTCGAGATAAAACAGTGAAACTCTGGAGTCGCGATGGTCAACTGCTGAATACTTTACCAGGTGATGAGGATCAAGTCTGGGGTGTAGCTTGGTCAGCTGATGGAGAAACTATCGCTTCAGCTAGCAAAGATAAAACAGTGAAACTCTGGAGTCGCGATGGTCAACTGCTGAATACTTTGAAGGGTCACAAAGATGCGGTTTTAGGTGTAGCTTGGTCAGCTGATGGAGAAACTATCGCTTCAGCTAGCAAAGATAAAACAGTGAAACTCTGGAGTCGCGATGGTCAACTGCTGAATACTTTGCAGGGACATACCAACGCCGTGAATTGGGTCAGCTTTAGCCCTGATAGTCAGTTGTTAGCATCAGCCAGTGATGACGCTACGGTGAAGGTTTGGGGACGTGATGGTAAACTGCTGCACAACTTAACTGGTCATAGCCGGCGGGTAAATGGTGTAGCCTGGTCACCTGATGGAAAAACTATAGCCTCAGCCAGTATTGATAGTACAGTGAAACTTTGGAGCCGGGAAGGGACTTTTCTCAAAACTCTCTCAGGGGATGGTGATGGTTTCATCAGTGTTAGTTTTAGTCCCGATGGTAAAACTCTGGCTGTCAGCAGTGATGATAAGGTGAGGCTGTGGAACCGGGAAGGGACGCTGCTGATTGCTTTGAAGGGTGATAAGGATGAGTTAACCAGTGTCAGTTTTAGCCCTGATGGTAAAACTCTGGCTGCGGGTAGTGGTAATGGTACGGTGATTTGGCGAAATCTGGCAGATATTAAGCTGGAAAGCTTACTGGATAATGGTTGTGGTTTAATAAATGACTATCTGTTGCATAATCCGAAGGTGACGAAAAGCGATCGCACTTTGTGTCCTAATAAGTGA